The Faecalibacter sp. LW9 genome has a segment encoding these proteins:
- a CDS encoding peptide MFS transporter: MSQQLTLEEIQNFKGKYPRQIWSLFFSEMWERFCFYGMRGMLVFFMIDQLKLAEGQSQLQYAAIQAFVYAFTFVGGLFADKILGFRKSLFWGGSLMILGSILLSADPHSLFFLGIAFTVVGTGFFKPNISTMVGELYKKGDERTDAGFSLFYAGINIGAFIGGYLCIAIGKGHIFSDIIDVAHRWNVAFGLAAFVMLISLINFHFTKKSLGPIGLQPEETNQNGEKVKMPLWKELAVYGGSILSIPLIMAMVKNTDYTDYFMYTIGPLTLLYLFYEMTKVTNAERKKLVAALVFIFFSILFWGIYEQAGGSLTIFAANNLDSSLLGVNLDPNGVNNSGGALFIIFLAPVFGALWIWLSKRKLNPNTVIKFGLGFIFLGLGYYVLFATRFFADAAGITSLDFFTLALLVITFGELCLSPIGLSIMTKLSTDNLQGVMMGMWFLASAYGQYVAGIIGANMSNSVVEGGNNLDKLMSYTDGYKEIALYAIIAGVVLIVISPLIRKLMQEVK, from the coding sequence ATGAGTCAACAATTAACTTTAGAAGAAATTCAGAATTTTAAAGGAAAATATCCAAGACAAATTTGGAGTCTTTTCTTTTCTGAAATGTGGGAGAGATTCTGTTTTTACGGAATGCGAGGAATGTTGGTTTTCTTCATGATCGATCAGCTGAAATTAGCCGAAGGTCAATCCCAATTACAATATGCAGCAATACAAGCTTTTGTTTATGCATTTACTTTCGTTGGTGGATTATTCGCAGATAAAATATTAGGTTTTAGAAAATCTTTATTTTGGGGAGGTTCGCTAATGATTTTAGGAAGTATTTTACTTTCTGCCGATCCTCATTCGTTATTTTTCTTAGGAATTGCATTTACAGTTGTTGGAACTGGTTTCTTTAAACCAAATATTTCGACAATGGTAGGAGAGTTGTACAAGAAAGGAGATGAGCGTACAGATGCAGGTTTTTCATTGTTTTATGCGGGTATTAATATTGGTGCTTTTATCGGTGGATATTTATGTATCGCCATAGGTAAAGGTCATATTTTCAGTGATATAATTGATGTTGCACATCGTTGGAATGTTGCTTTTGGATTAGCAGCTTTTGTCATGTTAATCAGTTTAATCAACTTTCACTTTACCAAAAAAAGTTTAGGTCCGATTGGTTTACAACCAGAAGAAACAAATCAAAACGGAGAGAAAGTAAAAATGCCATTATGGAAAGAATTAGCCGTTTATGGAGGTTCAATCCTTTCTATTCCATTAATTATGGCAATGGTTAAAAACACTGATTATACTGATTATTTCATGTATACAATTGGACCATTAACATTACTTTACTTGTTTTACGAGATGACAAAAGTAACGAATGCTGAACGCAAGAAATTGGTTGCAGCATTGGTGTTTATTTTCTTCTCTATATTGTTCTGGGGAATTTATGAACAGGCAGGAGGTTCATTAACAATATTTGCAGCAAATAATTTAGATTCTAGTTTATTAGGTGTTAATTTAGATCCAAATGGAGTTAATAATTCAGGTGGAGCCTTATTTATAATTTTCTTAGCGCCTGTTTTTGGAGCACTTTGGATTTGGTTATCAAAACGTAAATTAAACCCAAATACAGTAATCAAATTTGGTTTAGGATTTATCTTCTTAGGATTAGGCTACTATGTATTGTTTGCAACACGTTTTTTTGCAGATGCAGCAGGTATTACATCATTAGATTTCTTTACATTAGCTTTATTGGTAATTACTTTTGGAGAACTTTGTTTATCACCCATTGGATTATCAATCATGACGAAATTATCGACTGATAATTTACAAGGTGTAATGATGGGAATGTGGTTCTTAGCATCAGCATATGGGCAATATGTTGCTGGAATTATTGGAGCTAATATGTCTAATTCTGTTGTCGAAGGCGGAAATAATTTAGACAAATTAATGTCTTACACAGATGGATATAAAGAAATTGCACTATACGCAATAATTGCTGGTGTTGTTTTAATTGTAATTTCTCCATTGATTCGTAAATTAATGCAAGAAGTAAAATAG
- a CDS encoding peptide MFS transporter, translated as MSAVKEQDFFDSKVLGHPSGLFVLFFTEMWERFSFYGMRVLLINFLTSAIINGSPFSGWGWDAEQAGALYGTYAMLLYITPIFGGILADKFLGYRWAVVIGAIIMTIGHASMALDAPIFMYIGLACLVIGTGFFKPNMTSILSEMYKHYPEKKDGAYTIFYMGVNAGAFFGMMLCGYLAEKVGWHWGFGLAGIFMLLGTLQFWFAKPIFGKIGDPPTAEQKALAAKLAAESSDPDDKPNPFTLVDKILIVVMTVLGLGYAFNDPLSKIKEININLFNFKVGALAGQDFAILLALILFLGVVISRLTRYTKVVRDRMIAVIIFAFFVIFFWMSFEQGASSLVIFARDNVDRTLEGTSLTIFNIVNAALTIIPLLIITYVVGKLTQQTFGKAPLSNVVQIVCFVGIWGIAIWMLYREFTAESSEITVSWFSILNSFFIIAFASSVSKIWDSKLNPPAAVKYGLGLIIMAIGFGLLAFGSHGIQEGVKVSMIWLVLAYLFHTLGELFLSPVGLSYVSKLVPARMIAFMFGMWYLAIAIGNKLAAIIGGQIENITNQYSLSTFFLIFTIVPIVAGIIVIGLNPVMKKLMHGVK; from the coding sequence ATGAGCGCGGTTAAAGAACAAGACTTTTTCGACTCGAAAGTATTAGGGCATCCATCAGGATTATTTGTCCTTTTCTTTACAGAGATGTGGGAGCGTTTCTCTTTTTATGGGATGCGTGTATTATTAATTAACTTTTTAACATCAGCTATTATCAATGGTAGTCCATTTTCTGGTTGGGGATGGGATGCAGAGCAAGCAGGTGCATTATACGGTACGTATGCGATGTTATTATACATCACACCAATCTTCGGTGGAATCTTAGCAGATAAATTTTTAGGATATCGCTGGGCAGTTGTAATTGGTGCAATTATTATGACCATAGGTCACGCTTCGATGGCGTTAGACGCACCTATTTTTATGTACATTGGTTTAGCTTGTTTAGTGATTGGTACCGGTTTCTTTAAACCAAATATGACATCCATTTTATCCGAAATGTATAAACATTATCCAGAGAAAAAGGATGGAGCTTATACGATTTTCTACATGGGAGTTAACGCAGGAGCATTCTTCGGAATGATGTTATGTGGTTACTTAGCAGAAAAAGTTGGATGGCACTGGGGATTCGGATTAGCGGGTATCTTCATGTTATTAGGAACATTACAGTTCTGGTTTGCTAAGCCTATTTTCGGAAAAATTGGGGATCCTCCAACAGCAGAACAAAAAGCTTTAGCAGCTAAATTAGCAGCAGAATCTTCTGATCCAGATGATAAACCAAATCCATTTACTTTAGTAGATAAAATATTAATCGTTGTAATGACCGTGTTAGGTTTAGGATACGCATTTAATGACCCTTTGTCAAAAATTAAAGAGATTAATATTAACTTATTCAACTTTAAAGTTGGTGCATTAGCAGGACAAGATTTTGCTATTTTATTAGCTTTAATCTTGTTTTTAGGAGTAGTAATTTCTCGTTTAACTCGATATACAAAAGTGGTACGTGATCGAATGATTGCGGTAATTATTTTCGCTTTCTTCGTAATTTTCTTCTGGATGTCTTTCGAACAAGGAGCATCTTCATTAGTAATCTTTGCACGTGATAATGTTGACCGTACATTGGAAGGAACTTCTTTAACAATTTTTAATATTGTAAATGCTGCTTTAACAATTATTCCATTGTTAATAATTACTTACGTAGTAGGGAAATTAACACAACAAACTTTTGGTAAAGCACCGTTATCTAACGTCGTACAAATCGTATGTTTCGTTGGGATTTGGGGAATTGCAATCTGGATGTTATACCGTGAGTTTACTGCAGAATCTTCAGAAATTACAGTTTCTTGGTTTTCGATCTTAAACTCATTCTTTATCATTGCTTTTGCATCATCAGTATCTAAAATTTGGGATTCAAAATTAAACCCACCAGCAGCTGTAAAATACGGTTTAGGATTAATCATTATGGCGATTGGTTTCGGTTTATTAGCATTCGGATCTCACGGAATCCAAGAAGGTGTTAAAGTATCAATGATCTGGTTAGTATTAGCATACTTATTCCACACATTAGGAGAGTTATTCTTATCACCAGTTGGTTTATCGTATGTATCTAAATTAGTCCCAGCACGAATGATTGCATTCATGTTTGGTATGTGGTACTTAGCGATTGCTATCGGAAACAAATTAGCAGCAATTATTGGTGGTCAAATCGAAAACATTACAAACCAATATTCATTATCAACATTCTTCTTAATTTTTACAATCGTTCCGATTGTAGCCGGTATAATCGTGATTGGATTAAACCCAGTAATGAAGAAGTTAATGCACGGTGTAAAATAA
- a CDS encoding thioredoxin family protein yields the protein MRTFITVCTIVLSSIASGQNINWLTLEQANREVKANPKKPILFTIYTDWCGYCKRLDKETFLDPAVVKYVNDHYIAVKFNAETKDMVNFLGINYTYISGARANYLAYYLTQGRLSYPATVILDSKGNTEKIVLGYRSAKDFSSDIKI from the coding sequence ATGAGAACTTTTATAACTGTATGTACAATTGTATTATCTTCAATTGCTTCTGGACAAAATATCAATTGGCTAACTTTAGAACAAGCTAATCGCGAAGTGAAAGCCAATCCTAAAAAGCCAATCTTATTTACAATTTATACCGATTGGTGTGGATACTGTAAAAGATTAGACAAAGAAACATTTCTAGATCCAGCTGTGGTGAAGTATGTAAACGATCATTATATCGCTGTAAAATTTAATGCAGAAACAAAAGATATGGTGAACTTCTTAGGAATTAATTACACATATATAAGTGGAGCTCGTGCGAATTATTTAGCGTATTATCTAACGCAAGGTCGATTAAGTTATCCTGCCACTGTGATTTTAGATAGCAAGGGCAATACAGAAAAAATAGTTCTAGGGTATCGTTCAGCTAAAGATTTTAGTTCGGACATTAAAATTTAA
- a CDS encoding ComEC/Rec2 family competence protein — MKNQLFSFLVICVIIGILISEYLIDATNLRIYFLLLLFCLFISQLIKNVNIANIAFGLQFICLGIILHQNQKPSEYKGLEEIYPSKIHTLLVLENEKSSKKYLRYKVQNLTFDKISLLHIPLQKNSIYPKDTLIVYGSSYPLENSKNPYQFNYSLYLQRKKITHQLYADSVLYHTSKHQHWAKIVIQSKENIRNQLENSGYHLEARSIISSMLLGDRTELSDELNESYIATGVIHILSISGLHVVMIFMIIRFLLQPLQWIKHGKQIQIVVALLIIWGFALYVEMRPPVFRASLMLTIYYTSELLKRPKNIYHTLALSALIILLYQPNYLFDVGFQLSFSAVFFIVWLHPIYTIIYRPTKRWSIYLFDLSRTSISAQFGTLPFSALYFNQFSWLFLFGNIILVPASLFMIIGAMIALFMQGAKVSFSPFVHAYNLFIEGCNSYIKWLATHDSWVLKQVYISPFTALLIVIILIALRPLIEGRRKNFIIVILGCFLGIQLNRYLDITRIRNSNEIIIFHQYKGSIVGVREGQNLTVFHDENYENSTADTYIIRPYTIRQRIKNINYYTFDTSLKSYGFYKSKNAIFTSKFNVFIGENLSEFPKNMDYLLIRNSSFQPKKEVHLSQIKRVIADGSNYPRYVSELDSIIRNQSDSLLWNTSEQGFYRIKF; from the coding sequence ATGAAGAATCAATTATTTTCATTCCTAGTAATTTGCGTGATCATTGGGATTCTCATTTCTGAGTATCTCATTGATGCAACAAATTTACGAATTTATTTCCTTCTTCTTCTTTTTTGCTTGTTTATCAGCCAATTAATCAAAAATGTTAACATTGCCAATATTGCCTTTGGTCTGCAATTCATCTGTTTAGGTATTATCTTACATCAAAACCAAAAACCTTCTGAATATAAAGGACTTGAAGAAATTTATCCTTCAAAAATTCATACTTTACTCGTACTAGAAAATGAGAAATCGAGCAAAAAATATTTACGCTATAAGGTTCAAAATTTAACATTCGATAAAATTTCACTTTTACATATTCCGCTCCAGAAAAACTCCATTTATCCAAAAGACACACTCATCGTCTACGGATCTTCTTATCCGTTAGAAAATTCAAAAAATCCGTATCAATTTAATTATTCACTATATCTTCAAAGAAAGAAAATTACCCATCAGCTATATGCGGATAGTGTACTATATCATACATCCAAACATCAACATTGGGCAAAAATTGTAATCCAATCAAAAGAGAACATTCGGAATCAATTAGAAAATTCTGGGTATCATCTCGAAGCACGATCAATTATATCTTCTATGCTTTTGGGTGATCGAACAGAATTATCAGATGAACTAAATGAAAGTTATATTGCAACAGGTGTGATCCATATATTATCCATCTCAGGATTACATGTTGTAATGATCTTTATGATTATCCGATTCCTATTACAACCTCTCCAATGGATAAAACATGGAAAACAAATTCAAATAGTTGTTGCGTTATTAATAATATGGGGATTTGCTTTATATGTAGAAATGCGACCTCCAGTTTTTAGAGCTTCATTAATGCTAACAATCTATTATACATCTGAACTATTGAAACGCCCGAAAAATATCTATCATACATTAGCTTTAAGTGCTTTAATTATTTTATTATATCAACCCAATTATCTATTTGATGTTGGATTTCAATTGAGCTTTTCAGCAGTATTTTTTATTGTGTGGTTACACCCTATTTATACCATAATTTATCGACCAACGAAACGATGGTCCATTTATCTTTTTGATTTATCCCGCACCAGTATCAGTGCTCAATTCGGGACACTTCCATTTAGTGCTTTATATTTTAATCAATTTTCATGGCTATTCCTTTTCGGAAATATTATTCTTGTACCAGCATCCCTATTTATGATTATTGGAGCAATGATAGCCCTTTTTATGCAAGGTGCTAAGGTGTCATTCTCGCCATTTGTTCATGCTTATAATCTGTTTATTGAAGGCTGTAATTCCTATATCAAATGGTTAGCAACACACGATTCGTGGGTATTAAAACAAGTTTATATTTCACCATTTACTGCATTACTGATCGTGATTATTCTAATAGCATTACGACCATTGATCGAAGGTCGGAGAAAGAACTTTATAATTGTTATTTTAGGCTGTTTTCTAGGGATACAATTGAATCGCTATTTGGATATAACACGCATCAGAAATAGCAATGAAATAATCATTTTTCATCAATATAAAGGGAGTATTGTGGGGGTTAGAGAAGGTCAGAATTTAACTGTATTTCATGATGAGAATTACGAAAATTCTACTGCTGATACTTACATTATCCGACCTTATACCATCCGTCAACGAATCAAAAATATCAATTATTATACTTTCGATACTTCCCTAAAATCCTATGGATTTTATAAGTCGAAAAATGCTATTTTCACATCAAAATTTAATGTATTTATCGGTGAAAATCTAAGTGAATTTCCAAAAAACATGGATTATCTCTTAATCCGAAATTCGAGTTTTCAACCTAAAAAGGAGGTCCATTTATCCCAAATAAAAAGGGTAATTGCTGATGGAAGCAACTACCCTCGTTATGTCTCAGAATTGGATTCAATCATTCGAAATCAATCCGATTCTCTTTTATGGAATACCTCTGAACAAGGCTTTTACCGTATTAAATTTTAA
- a CDS encoding DUF2141 domain-containing protein: MKHILTILVLFVSQFIFAQMDVKITVKNLRKVEGNLSIEFYRNVENYTKGQNAFKKLYVPIKDLDQFETTFKNVEESYYAVKVFVDTNNNKVLDRSFLGVRKEPYGYSTNADPFLREPTFEEAKVMATKQNNNIIIELNNNKGED, translated from the coding sequence ATGAAACACATTTTAACGATTTTAGTTCTTTTTGTTTCTCAGTTTATTTTTGCTCAAATGGATGTAAAGATTACTGTGAAAAATTTGAGAAAGGTAGAAGGAAATCTATCCATCGAATTTTATAGAAACGTAGAGAATTATACCAAAGGTCAGAATGCATTTAAGAAATTGTATGTTCCAATTAAAGATCTAGATCAGTTTGAGACAACGTTTAAAAATGTAGAGGAATCATATTACGCTGTAAAAGTGTTTGTAGATACAAACAACAATAAGGTTTTAGACCGAAGTTTTTTAGGTGTAAGAAAGGAACCCTATGGCTATTCCACAAACGCTGATCCTTTTTTAAGGGAACCTACTTTCGAAGAAGCTAAAGTTATGGCGACCAAACAAAATAATAATATTATTATTGAATTGAATAACAACAAAGGCGAAGATTGA
- a CDS encoding RNA polymerase sigma factor: MYSPILFSICLRYAENYEDAQDIFQEGFVTIFNKIDQYKFEGSFEGWMKRIMVNQALSKFRKRQLTYEIDAGKIPEAIHEEEENQLNDFDYDDLLKIVQELPPQYRQVFNLYVFEEYKHLEIAELLNISVNTSKSNLSRARSLLKEKLNLLKKPVIHE, encoded by the coding sequence ATGTACTCTCCTATTCTTTTTTCCATATGCCTTCGTTATGCTGAAAATTACGAAGATGCACAAGATATTTTTCAAGAAGGATTTGTCACCATCTTTAATAAAATTGATCAATACAAATTTGAAGGTTCATTCGAAGGTTGGATGAAACGGATAATGGTCAATCAAGCCTTATCTAAATTTCGAAAAAGGCAGCTGACCTATGAAATCGATGCTGGAAAGATTCCCGAAGCTATCCATGAAGAAGAAGAAAATCAACTGAATGATTTTGACTATGATGATCTTCTAAAGATTGTACAAGAACTTCCTCCGCAATATCGGCAAGTGTTTAATCTTTATGTGTTTGAAGAATATAAGCACCTCGAAATCGCAGAGCTTTTAAACATCTCTGTCAATACCTCCAAGTCTAATCTATCCCGTGCGAGAAGCCTTTTAAAAGAAAAATTAAATCTTCTGAAAAAACCGGTAATTCATGAATAA
- the lpxB gene encoding lipid-A-disaccharide synthase, translated as MKYYIIAGEASGDLHASNLMKEIKIKDPNAEFRCWGGDLMQAQGATIVKHYRDLAFMGFAEVIMNLRTIMTNLSFCKKDIAAYQPDCVIMVDYPGFNLQVAPFIKSLGIKIYYYISPQIWAWKTGRVHKIKKLVDKMFVILPFEEEFYQRYDYKVDFVGNPLLDSLDNLPKVNVNEIRQKYGLDDRPIIAVLPGSRTQEIKVKLPLMLSVEKDFPDYQFVVAGAPSQPIANYKAIAGENLKIVENQTYDLLRISHAALVTSGTATLETALLKIPEVVCYKGNALSYEIGKRVVKNIQFISLVNLIMDREVVKELIQYDLTYENIKHELHLILNTPKRDQMLNDYDALYHKLGGVGASKRTATLIVNDLVA; from the coding sequence TTGAAGTATTATATCATTGCAGGAGAAGCTTCGGGCGACTTACACGCATCGAACTTAATGAAAGAAATCAAAATCAAAGATCCGAATGCCGAATTTCGTTGTTGGGGTGGAGATTTAATGCAAGCACAAGGCGCAACCATTGTTAAACACTATCGTGATTTAGCATTTATGGGATTTGCGGAAGTGATTATGAATCTTCGAACGATTATGACCAATCTTTCATTCTGCAAAAAAGATATCGCAGCCTATCAACCCGATTGTGTTATTATGGTGGATTATCCTGGATTTAATTTACAAGTAGCCCCTTTTATTAAATCTCTAGGCATCAAAATCTACTATTATATTTCACCGCAAATCTGGGCATGGAAAACTGGGCGTGTGCATAAAATTAAAAAATTAGTGGATAAAATGTTTGTGATTCTTCCTTTCGAAGAAGAATTTTATCAGCGTTATGATTATAAAGTGGACTTTGTTGGAAATCCATTATTAGATTCTTTGGACAATTTACCAAAAGTTAACGTGAATGAGATCAGACAAAAATATGGTTTAGATGATCGACCAATCATTGCGGTATTACCTGGAAGCCGTACCCAAGAAATTAAAGTAAAATTACCTTTAATGCTATCGGTAGAAAAAGATTTCCCAGATTATCAATTTGTAGTTGCAGGAGCTCCTTCTCAACCCATTGCAAATTATAAAGCTATTGCAGGAGAAAATTTAAAAATTGTTGAGAACCAAACTTACGATTTATTACGTATTTCTCATGCGGCTTTAGTAACATCTGGAACAGCTACTCTAGAAACAGCTTTATTAAAAATACCGGAAGTCGTTTGTTATAAAGGAAATGCTTTATCGTATGAAATTGGTAAACGTGTGGTAAAAAACATTCAGTTTATTTCATTAGTCAATCTTATTATGGATCGTGAAGTGGTCAAAGAATTGATTCAATATGATTTAACGTATGAAAATATCAAACATGAATTGCATTTAATTTTAAACACTCCGAAACGTGATCAGATGTTAAACGACTATGATGCCTTATATCATAAACTAGGTGGTGTAGGTGCATCCAAACGGACGGCAACTTTAATTGTAAATGACTTAGTAGCATAA
- a CDS encoding DUF2480 family protein yields the protein MADEIINKVANSSLITIDLEDFYPDGPRIIFDLKDWLYEEIILKEKDFRQNLKEHDWTQYEGKYVAMTCTADAIVPSWAYLLVATYLQPVAKRVVHGTLAELDQMLYTEIIKDLPIEEYQDRKIIVKGCSKKPVPDSAYIQLIEKLQPIANSLMFGEACSTVPLYKMKKA from the coding sequence ATGGCAGACGAAATTATTAATAAAGTTGCGAATAGTAGCTTGATCACTATAGATTTAGAAGATTTTTATCCGGATGGACCACGTATTATTTTCGATTTAAAAGATTGGTTGTATGAAGAAATCATTTTAAAAGAAAAAGATTTCAGACAAAACTTAAAAGAGCATGATTGGACACAATATGAAGGGAAGTATGTCGCGATGACATGTACTGCAGATGCAATTGTACCTTCATGGGCCTATCTATTGGTCGCTACTTATCTACAACCTGTAGCAAAAAGAGTAGTGCACGGAACATTAGCAGAATTGGATCAGATGTTATATACTGAAATTATTAAAGATTTACCAATTGAAGAGTATCAAGATAGAAAAATCATTGTAAAAGGATGTTCTAAAAAACCTGTTCCAGATTCCGCTTATATCCAATTAATTGAAAAATTACAGCCTATAGCCAATTCCTTAATGTTTGGTGAAGCCTGTAGTACAGTTCCTTTGTATAAAATGAAAAAAGCATAA